Proteins from a single region of Haloarcula laminariae:
- a CDS encoding adenylosuccinate synthase has product MTVTIVGSQLGDEGKGGIVDLYGDDIDVVARYQGGDNAGHTVVHEGETYKLSLVPSGAIRGKVGVLGNGCVVNPRTLFDELDTLQERGLDPDVRIAERAHIIFPFHRVLDGIEETVKSESDSEVGTTGRGIGPTYEDKVGRRGIRAGDLRNPDVLRERLEYVVPQKRAVVEDVYGVAVEDLDDPDAFDVDALYEEYREYGERFEAEDMTVNASVFLTEKMADGQNVMLEGAQGTTIDIDHGNYPYVTSSNPTAGGATTGTGLSPGVVGGGEVVGIVKAYLTRVGSGPLPTELGGVVGDTPGYEEQGGGENEELATQIREEGGEYGTVTGRPRRVAWLDMPMLRHAARVSGFTGLAINHIDVLAGLDEVKVGHAYTLDGEERHTLPATTEEWSRCEASYRSFDGWPEFDPATVASEGYEALPENARTYVEYIEDELDTPAYALGVGPGRSETIVRERPV; this is encoded by the coding sequence ATGACCGTAACCATCGTCGGCTCGCAGCTCGGCGACGAGGGCAAGGGCGGCATCGTCGACCTGTACGGCGACGACATCGACGTCGTCGCGCGGTATCAGGGCGGCGATAACGCCGGCCACACCGTCGTCCACGAGGGCGAGACCTACAAGCTCTCCCTCGTCCCGAGCGGGGCCATCCGCGGCAAGGTCGGCGTACTCGGCAACGGCTGCGTCGTCAACCCGCGAACACTGTTCGACGAGCTAGACACGCTACAGGAGCGCGGACTGGACCCGGACGTGCGAATCGCCGAGCGCGCACATATCATCTTCCCCTTCCACCGCGTGCTCGACGGTATCGAGGAGACAGTCAAGAGCGAATCCGACAGCGAGGTCGGCACCACGGGCCGAGGTATCGGCCCGACCTACGAGGACAAGGTCGGCCGGCGCGGTATCCGGGCCGGCGACCTCCGCAACCCCGACGTCCTCCGGGAGCGCTTGGAGTACGTCGTCCCGCAGAAGCGCGCCGTCGTCGAGGACGTCTACGGGGTGGCCGTCGAGGACCTCGACGACCCCGACGCGTTCGACGTGGACGCCCTCTACGAGGAGTACCGCGAGTACGGCGAGCGCTTCGAGGCCGAGGACATGACGGTAAACGCCAGCGTCTTCCTCACCGAGAAGATGGCCGACGGCCAGAACGTCATGCTGGAGGGCGCACAGGGGACCACCATCGACATCGACCACGGGAACTACCCCTACGTCACGTCTTCGAACCCGACCGCGGGCGGCGCGACCACGGGGACCGGTCTCAGCCCCGGCGTCGTCGGCGGCGGCGAAGTCGTCGGCATCGTCAAGGCCTATCTGACCCGCGTCGGCAGCGGCCCCCTACCCACGGAGCTCGGCGGCGTCGTCGGCGACACGCCCGGCTACGAGGAGCAGGGCGGGGGCGAGAACGAGGAGCTCGCCACGCAGATACGCGAGGAGGGCGGCGAGTACGGGACCGTCACCGGTCGCCCCCGGCGGGTCGCCTGGCTCGACATGCCCATGCTGCGCCACGCCGCGCGCGTGTCGGGCTTTACCGGCCTCGCCATCAACCACATCGACGTGCTGGCCGGCCTCGACGAAGTCAAGGTCGGGCACGCCTACACTCTCGACGGCGAGGAACGCCACACGCTGCCCGCCACCACCGAGGAGTGGAGCCGGTGTGAGGCGAGCTACCGGAGCTTCGACGGCTGGCCGGAGTTCGACCCGGCGACGGTCGCGAGCGAGGGGTACGAGGCGCTCCCCGAGAACGCGCGGACCTACGTCGAGTACATCGAGGACGAACTGGACACGCCGGCCTACGCGCTCGGCGTCGGGCCCGGCCGCAGCGAGACGATAGTCCGCGAGCGCCCCGTCTGA
- a CDS encoding DUF7523 family protein: MSLAAATRDAVRERPFLYDALRAGVVNYTAAARTLDVEGDTDAVATALRRFADELTDEPVHESEARVSMRSGLGRVEDGDGALVVGDIRLREGAGSLTGIVASGDVSPPALADVLGCLRAGDIAVRAAGVGEGSLVVVVERRDGPDALRVVESAVGR; encoded by the coding sequence ATGTCACTCGCCGCCGCCACGCGCGACGCTGTCCGCGAGCGCCCGTTCCTCTACGACGCCCTACGGGCCGGCGTGGTCAACTACACCGCCGCCGCCAGAACGCTCGACGTCGAGGGGGACACCGACGCCGTCGCCACCGCGCTGCGCCGCTTCGCCGACGAACTGACCGACGAGCCCGTCCACGAGAGCGAGGCCCGCGTCTCGATGCGGAGCGGCCTCGGCCGCGTCGAAGACGGCGACGGGGCCCTCGTCGTCGGCGACATCCGTCTGCGCGAGGGCGCGGGCTCGCTGACCGGCATCGTCGCCAGCGGCGACGTGTCGCCGCCGGCACTGGCCGACGTACTCGGCTGCCTGCGAGCCGGGGACATCGCCGTCAGGGCCGCCGGAGTGGGCGAGGGGAGCCTCGTCGTCGTGGTCGAGCGGCGCGACGGACCGGACGCCCTGCGGGTCGTCGAGAGCGCCGTGGGGCGGTAG
- a CDS encoding methytransferase partner Trm112 has protein sequence MKEDLMDIICCPLDKHDLDLDVSERDGEEILDGTLTCTECGERFPIEDGIPNLLPPDMREEAPA, from the coding sequence ATGAAAGAGGACTTGATGGACATCATCTGCTGTCCGCTGGACAAACACGACCTCGACCTCGACGTCTCCGAGCGCGACGGCGAGGAGATTCTCGACGGGACGCTCACCTGTACGGAGTGTGGCGAGCGGTTCCCCATCGAGGACGGCATCCCGAACCTCCTCCCGCCGGACATGCGGGAAGAGGCCCCGGCGTAA
- a CDS encoding CBS domain-containing protein: MGDSGRPTVGEYMTRDVATVALDDTVGEVAQRIAESDEFSGFPVTDGRRVEGFVSASDLLMAADHEPMFRVMSEDIIVATPEMAVQEAARVILRSGIQKLPVVDDAGNLVGIISNADVVRSQIERATPDKVEKLGRTLANIHDITTHDERRTVDLAALTPTQPTVYADELEGRVYELERGLAEPLVVIDNDGHLYLADGHHRVKAAERLDIGEMEANIIVLDETVELGMAETAAEAGLENISDIEVVDYARHPLVEQTERLQE; this comes from the coding sequence TGACGCGGGACGTGGCGACGGTCGCGCTGGACGACACCGTCGGCGAGGTGGCCCAGCGCATCGCCGAGAGCGACGAGTTCAGCGGCTTCCCCGTCACCGACGGGCGACGTGTCGAAGGGTTCGTCAGCGCCAGCGACCTCCTGATGGCGGCCGACCACGAACCCATGTTCCGGGTGATGAGCGAGGACATCATCGTCGCGACGCCGGAGATGGCGGTACAGGAGGCCGCCCGCGTCATCCTCCGGTCGGGCATCCAGAAGCTCCCGGTCGTCGACGACGCCGGGAACCTCGTGGGCATCATCTCCAACGCCGACGTCGTCCGCTCTCAGATCGAGCGGGCGACCCCCGACAAGGTCGAGAAGCTGGGGCGGACGCTGGCGAACATCCACGACATCACCACCCACGACGAGCGGCGGACCGTCGACCTCGCCGCGCTCACGCCGACCCAGCCGACGGTGTACGCCGACGAACTGGAGGGGCGGGTGTACGAACTCGAACGCGGCCTGGCCGAGCCACTCGTCGTCATCGACAACGACGGCCACCTCTACCTGGCTGACGGCCACCACCGGGTGAAAGCGGCCGAGCGGCTCGATATCGGCGAGATGGAAGCCAACATCATCGTTCTCGACGAGACCGTCGAGCTGGGGATGGCCGAGACGGCTGCCGAGGCCGGCCTCGAAAACATCAGCGACATCGAGGTCGTCGACTACGCCCGGCACCCGCTGGTCGAACAGACCGAGCGATTGCAGGAGTAG
- a CDS encoding DUF7527 domain-containing protein has translation MSMRTVELVSEWDSVPFDGGYAGLHSLSDQEFSGAVIAGPTQLFMLNGTVVGILDGDIEDFDGADGTARAAPHDALPLLVVMQDQAGDPRAQYYTEDTPITDVDQTLEDGNFTGYVELSENVLSGDYYLVYHQGHSMSVAWVGNSQRLITDEEAYEQADGEVGIYKVMPASIEPIDIPEPSSPADDGESTAAAGGTAATPADDAGDETAGSATTDETTADDPGTEPAADESAVDASEQPPANEPVESASGDGPERGGGAAGPPGSKAAGASQGAAVDRQQRDEPTPRAADTEAEPSAADAEEEASPEAETPETAVSETETAERTTGEAERTQPSAGNAESARPTARDTDSARPTTESPDTAEPKPNDAGAADAAATPVEDTTTPSGAAEPRTDQTAERAVTDERSGDGQPSPAATDSDAAGALETRSIPSLDPERSSSTPEPATAPQATETQQPAATEPATSPQTSTPQSDSATDQVSAASEPDQSRPAEPAAEQPQPEPSPELAAELEEREAEIADLEAEIRDLSAENEELAAERDRLTDELEEARAEIQRLEEELEAAGGPAPSGRALSAAEAIDGTNLFVRYHSKGEATLAKAQDGSADRASVEENLRLEYHTQFDAEDASVDGEAFETFLHDSIHYRFVDWFVRSLLYEIRDTGHESEMGVLYDALPDIDRAELNGQVSVTYTEDGQEHRSQETFDVVVRDRMGNPLVVANINDSRQPATDGQMTDIVRNAERVGNASDSLAAAFLVTSSFFEPEALETAKQATSSGLLSRDKRKSFVNLSRKGGYHLCLLEARNKEFHLAVPEL, from the coding sequence ATGAGTATGCGCACGGTAGAGCTAGTATCCGAGTGGGACTCGGTGCCCTTCGACGGCGGGTACGCCGGGCTCCACTCCCTCTCGGACCAGGAATTCTCCGGCGCCGTCATCGCCGGCCCCACACAGCTGTTCATGCTGAACGGCACCGTCGTGGGGATTCTCGACGGGGACATCGAGGATTTCGACGGCGCCGACGGCACCGCACGGGCCGCACCGCACGACGCCCTGCCGCTGCTCGTCGTGATGCAGGACCAGGCCGGCGACCCGCGGGCACAGTACTACACAGAGGACACCCCGATTACCGACGTCGACCAAACGCTCGAAGACGGCAACTTCACCGGGTACGTCGAGCTGTCGGAGAACGTCCTCTCCGGGGACTACTATCTGGTCTATCACCAGGGTCACTCGATGAGCGTGGCGTGGGTCGGGAACTCACAGCGGCTCATCACCGACGAGGAGGCCTACGAGCAGGCCGACGGGGAGGTCGGCATCTACAAGGTCATGCCGGCCAGCATCGAGCCCATCGACATCCCCGAGCCGAGTTCGCCGGCGGACGACGGGGAGTCTACCGCCGCGGCCGGCGGGACGGCGGCCACCCCGGCCGACGACGCCGGTGACGAAACGGCCGGGAGCGCGACGACCGACGAGACGACGGCTGACGACCCCGGAACGGAACCGGCCGCCGACGAGAGCGCGGTCGACGCGAGCGAGCAGCCCCCGGCGAACGAGCCGGTCGAGAGCGCGTCCGGGGACGGCCCCGAGCGAGGGGGCGGCGCGGCCGGCCCGCCCGGCTCGAAAGCGGCCGGCGCGAGCCAGGGGGCGGCTGTCGACAGACAACAGCGCGACGAGCCGACCCCCCGGGCGGCCGACACCGAGGCGGAGCCGTCGGCCGCCGACGCTGAGGAGGAAGCATCGCCGGAGGCGGAGACGCCCGAAACCGCAGTGAGCGAAACCGAGACCGCCGAGCGGACGACGGGGGAGGCGGAACGCACGCAACCGTCGGCGGGGAATGCGGAGTCCGCGCGGCCGACGGCGAGGGACACGGACTCCGCGCGGCCGACCACCGAGAGCCCCGACACCGCCGAACCGAAGCCGAACGACGCGGGGGCGGCGGACGCCGCCGCGACACCGGTCGAGGACACCACGACACCGAGCGGAGCGGCCGAACCCCGGACGGACCAGACCGCCGAGCGCGCAGTGACGGACGAACGGAGCGGGGACGGCCAGCCCTCGCCCGCGGCGACCGACAGCGACGCCGCGGGGGCGCTGGAGACCCGGTCGATTCCCTCGCTGGACCCCGAGCGGTCGAGTTCCACGCCGGAGCCGGCGACAGCCCCACAGGCGACGGAGACACAGCAGCCGGCCGCCACGGAGCCGGCGACATCCCCGCAAACGTCTACGCCACAGTCCGACAGCGCCACGGACCAGGTGTCGGCGGCGTCAGAACCGGACCAGTCCCGGCCGGCGGAGCCGGCGGCCGAGCAGCCACAGCCCGAACCCAGCCCGGAACTGGCGGCCGAACTGGAGGAGCGAGAGGCCGAAATCGCGGACCTGGAAGCGGAGATTCGGGACCTCTCCGCCGAGAACGAGGAGCTGGCCGCCGAGCGCGACCGCCTGACCGACGAACTGGAGGAGGCCCGCGCCGAGATACAGCGCCTGGAGGAGGAGCTTGAGGCGGCCGGCGGGCCCGCGCCGAGCGGGCGGGCGCTGTCGGCGGCGGAGGCCATCGACGGGACGAACCTCTTCGTCCGCTACCACTCGAAGGGGGAGGCGACCCTGGCGAAAGCGCAGGACGGGAGCGCCGACAGGGCGTCCGTCGAGGAGAACCTCCGACTGGAGTATCACACCCAGTTCGATGCCGAGGACGCCTCCGTCGACGGCGAGGCGTTCGAGACGTTCCTCCACGACAGCATCCACTACCGCTTTGTCGACTGGTTCGTCCGGAGCCTCCTGTACGAGATCAGGGACACGGGCCACGAGAGCGAGATGGGCGTGCTCTACGACGCCCTCCCGGATATCGACCGGGCCGAACTCAACGGCCAGGTCTCGGTGACCTACACCGAAGACGGGCAGGAACACCGTTCGCAGGAGACCTTCGACGTGGTCGTCCGCGACCGGATGGGCAATCCGCTCGTGGTCGCCAACATAAACGACTCCCGGCAGCCGGCGACCGACGGACAGATGACCGACATCGTGCGAAACGCCGAGCGGGTCGGCAACGCCTCGGACTCGCTGGCGGCGGCGTTCCTGGTCACGAGCAGTTTCTTCGAGCCCGAAGCCCTGGAGACGGCGAAACAGGCCACGTCCAGCGGTCTGCTCAGCCGCGACAAGCGCAAGAGCTTCGTCAACCTCTCGCGGAAGGGCGGCTACCACCTCTGTCTGCTCGAAGCGCGAAACAAGGAGTTCCACCTCGCGGTGCCGGAACTCTAG
- the ctaD gene encoding cytochrome c oxidase subunit I, with protein MAVGDLVLTGLMAVLLVGIVALLTRIENWRSYTPLAGGGTATGEDAAVLNREKPAGIIRWLTTVDHKDIGLLYGLYAIIAFAVGGIMAVLIRVQLVVPGGAILGPNAYNSILTSHGITMLFLFGTPIIAAFANYFVPLLIGADDMAFPRINAIAFWLLPPAALLVWGGFFLAPVTENMIEPAQTAWTMYTPLSVEQANPGVDLMLLGLHLSGVAATMGAINFIATIFTERGDDVNWANLDIFSWTILTQSALILFAFPLLGSALVMLLMDRNLSTAFFAVEGGGPLLWQHLFWFFGHPEVYILVLPPMGLVSLILPKFSGRKLFGFKFVVYSTLAIGVLSFGVWAHHMFSTGMDPRLRASFMAVSLAIAIPSAVKTFNWITTMWNGRLRLTSPMLFCIGFVSNFIIGGVTGVFLASIPVDLVLHDTYYVVGHFHYVVMGAIGFAVFAGIYYWFPVFTGRMYQRTLGKAHFWLSMIGTNLTFFAMLALGYLGMPRRYATYQFDGAIAPLAQVSTFHMVATVGAFILLVGQLIFVWNLVQSWLEGPKIEDGDPWNLERDGLLDKEWEWYDRKLETAVTDGGEDEEKSALTDGGTPQDD; from the coding sequence ATGGCTGTAGGAGACCTAGTGCTGACGGGGTTGATGGCCGTCCTCCTCGTCGGCATCGTCGCGTTACTCACGCGCATTGAGAACTGGCGGTCGTACACGCCGTTAGCCGGAGGTGGAACCGCGACCGGTGAGGACGCCGCCGTCCTCAACCGTGAGAAACCCGCGGGCATCATCCGCTGGCTGACGACTGTCGACCACAAGGACATCGGACTGTTGTACGGGCTGTACGCCATCATCGCCTTCGCCGTCGGGGGTATCATGGCTGTGCTCATCCGCGTCCAGCTCGTCGTCCCGGGCGGGGCGATACTGGGCCCGAACGCGTACAACTCCATCCTGACGAGCCACGGCATCACGATGCTGTTCCTCTTCGGGACGCCCATCATCGCGGCCTTCGCGAACTACTTCGTCCCGCTGCTCATCGGGGCCGACGACATGGCGTTCCCGCGCATCAACGCCATCGCGTTCTGGCTCCTCCCGCCGGCCGCGCTGCTCGTCTGGGGCGGCTTCTTCCTCGCGCCGGTCACGGAGAACATGATTGAGCCGGCACAGACCGCGTGGACGATGTACACGCCCCTGTCGGTCGAGCAGGCCAACCCCGGCGTCGACCTGATGCTGCTGGGGCTGCACCTCTCGGGGGTCGCCGCGACGATGGGCGCCATCAACTTCATCGCGACCATCTTCACCGAACGCGGCGACGACGTCAACTGGGCGAACCTCGACATCTTCTCGTGGACCATCCTCACCCAGTCGGCGCTCATCCTCTTTGCCTTCCCGCTGCTCGGTAGCGCGCTGGTGATGCTGCTGATGGACCGGAACCTCTCGACGGCGTTCTTCGCCGTGGAGGGCGGCGGCCCGCTGCTGTGGCAACACCTGTTCTGGTTCTTCGGCCATCCCGAGGTGTACATCCTCGTGTTGCCGCCGATGGGCCTCGTGAGCCTCATCCTCCCGAAGTTCTCGGGTCGGAAGCTGTTCGGCTTCAAGTTCGTCGTCTACTCCACGCTGGCCATCGGGGTGCTGTCCTTCGGCGTCTGGGCCCACCACATGTTCTCGACGGGGATGGACCCGCGGCTGCGGGCCTCCTTCATGGCGGTCTCACTCGCTATCGCGATACCCAGCGCCGTCAAGACGTTCAACTGGATCACGACGATGTGGAACGGTCGGCTCCGGCTGACGAGCCCGATGCTGTTCTGTATCGGCTTCGTCTCGAACTTCATCATCGGCGGCGTCACCGGGGTCTTCCTCGCCTCCATCCCCGTCGACCTGGTGCTACACGACACCTACTACGTCGTCGGCCACTTCCACTACGTCGTCATGGGCGCCATCGGCTTTGCCGTCTTCGCGGGCATCTACTACTGGTTCCCCGTCTTCACCGGCCGGATGTACCAGCGCACGCTCGGGAAGGCCCACTTCTGGCTCTCGATGATCGGGACCAACCTCACCTTCTTCGCGATGCTGGCGCTTGGCTATCTCGGGATGCCGCGCCGATACGCCACCTACCAGTTCGACGGCGCTATCGCGCCGCTGGCGCAGGTCAGTACCTTCCACATGGTGGCGACTGTGGGCGCGTTCATCCTGCTCGTGGGCCAGCTCATCTTCGTCTGGAACCTCGTCCAGTCCTGGCTCGAAGGGCCGAAAATCGAGGACGGCGACCCGTGGAACCTCGAACGCGACGGGTTGCTCGACAAGGAGTGGGAGTGGTACGACCGCAAGCTGGAGACGGCCGTCACCGACGGCGGCGAGGACGAGGAGAAGTCCGCGCTGACCGACGGCGGGACGCCACAGGACGACTGA
- a CDS encoding DUF6684 family protein gives MALFGFEKETLLDLTVNVIPLGIILFFIAAFAVVSPFGLDPVFSGLQFSLMLTMFLLLAVLTYYAGRAVEDAEEAADHAAMEEPNATTGTLDDEAADEDAQPGAEDDELPEA, from the coding sequence ATGGCACTGTTCGGGTTCGAAAAGGAAACGCTGCTCGACCTCACTGTCAACGTCATCCCGCTTGGTATCATCCTCTTTTTCATCGCGGCCTTCGCGGTCGTGAGCCCGTTCGGTCTCGATCCGGTGTTCAGCGGGCTGCAGTTCTCGCTGATGCTCACGATGTTCCTCCTGCTGGCCGTGCTCACGTACTACGCCGGCCGAGCCGTCGAGGACGCCGAGGAAGCGGCCGACCACGCCGCCATGGAGGAGCCAAACGCCACGACCGGGACGCTAGACGACGAGGCGGCCGACGAGGACGCTCAACCGGGCGCCGAAGACGACGAGTTGCCCGAGGCGTAA
- a CDS encoding CbiX/SirB N-terminal domain-containing protein: protein MDQALVIAAHGSHLNAESSTPTFSHADTIRATGAFSEVRESFWKEEPHFREALRTVDAGEVYLVPLFISEGYFTEQVIPREFRLEEWDPELWDSDGTSANSATLTAADTDQTVHYCGPVGTHDSMSDVIVQRAKSVTDDPDVGDGFGLAVVGHGTERNENSAKAIEYHADRIAEMDRFDEVEALFMDEDPEVDDVTDFFESEDVVVVPLFIADGYHTQEDIPEDMGLCEDYRDGWAVPETVDGHRIWYAGAVGTEPLMADVVLERAADAGADVSAAIEQVRGESGAGSAAGD, encoded by the coding sequence ATGGATCAAGCGCTCGTCATCGCCGCCCACGGTTCACACCTGAACGCCGAGTCGAGCACCCCCACGTTCTCGCACGCGGACACCATTCGCGCGACCGGCGCGTTCAGCGAGGTCAGGGAGTCGTTCTGGAAGGAGGAACCGCACTTCCGGGAGGCCCTCCGCACCGTGGACGCCGGGGAAGTGTATCTGGTACCGCTGTTCATCTCCGAGGGCTACTTCACCGAGCAGGTTATCCCGCGGGAGTTCCGCCTGGAGGAGTGGGACCCTGAGCTGTGGGACTCCGACGGCACGAGCGCCAACTCCGCCACGCTGACCGCCGCGGACACCGACCAGACCGTCCACTACTGCGGTCCCGTCGGTACCCACGACTCGATGAGCGACGTCATCGTCCAGCGCGCGAAGTCGGTGACCGACGACCCCGACGTCGGCGACGGCTTCGGGCTGGCCGTGGTCGGCCACGGCACCGAGCGCAACGAGAACTCCGCGAAGGCCATCGAGTACCACGCCGACCGCATCGCCGAGATGGACCGCTTCGACGAGGTAGAGGCGCTGTTCATGGACGAGGACCCCGAAGTCGACGACGTGACGGACTTCTTCGAGAGCGAGGACGTCGTCGTCGTTCCCCTCTTTATCGCCGACGGCTACCACACCCAGGAGGACATCCCCGAGGACATGGGGCTGTGTGAGGACTACCGCGACGGCTGGGCGGTCCCGGAGACCGTCGACGGCCACCGCATCTGGTACGCCGGCGCCGTCGGGACCGAACCGCTGATGGCCGACGTGGTGCTGGAGCGGGCGGCCGACGCCGGCGCCGACGTGAGCGCGGCCATCGAACAGGTCCGCGGGGAGAGCGGCGCGGGGTCGGCCGCCGGCGACTGA
- a CDS encoding DR2241 family protein, which produces MNEDPVDALVATAPDGIDFDGLRVEESAGGYTFETPAATADGLDEAALRDTAAEDPHVGNWYFWHAVAPQTDARWAFLRWLEGGGDQPVPERYEALADGLTTEWGQLRVTVSLDGPAGRSYDLRHVDDAGTPADELDAHEAPLDARELAKHDDDGAYRPLKTAPSLRTGWQFPDLGAADVVEAVHAFYPATVQNWHREREGELDIDHWHETVERQTGIYGVVRTWDRGEGYEHVNWVAEACCDDSQCLKRREWDYDEETELDVDGGDGAFPCREPCSLVIAGARQWTKLEGEQSQTYEFELTPSEKEQVEEIIDAVADGRADDIREADVYDGANRYRTRFLRAKLFDDDGNLAGVETDE; this is translated from the coding sequence ATGAACGAGGACCCGGTGGACGCGCTGGTGGCTACCGCGCCGGACGGTATCGACTTCGACGGCCTCCGCGTCGAGGAGAGCGCCGGCGGCTACACGTTCGAGACGCCCGCGGCGACGGCGGACGGGCTCGACGAGGCCGCGCTCCGCGATACCGCGGCCGAGGACCCGCACGTGGGGAACTGGTACTTCTGGCACGCCGTCGCGCCCCAGACGGACGCTCGCTGGGCGTTCCTTCGCTGGCTCGAAGGGGGCGGGGACCAGCCCGTTCCGGAGCGGTACGAGGCGCTCGCGGACGGACTGACCACCGAGTGGGGCCAGCTCCGGGTCACCGTCTCGCTCGACGGCCCGGCCGGGCGCAGCTACGACCTGCGACACGTCGACGACGCCGGGACGCCGGCGGACGAACTGGACGCCCACGAGGCGCCCCTGGACGCCCGCGAACTCGCCAAGCACGACGACGACGGGGCGTACCGGCCGCTGAAGACCGCCCCCTCCCTCCGGACCGGCTGGCAGTTCCCCGACCTCGGCGCCGCCGACGTCGTCGAGGCCGTCCACGCGTTCTACCCGGCGACGGTCCAGAACTGGCACCGCGAGCGCGAGGGGGAACTCGACATCGACCACTGGCACGAGACCGTCGAGCGCCAGACCGGTATCTACGGCGTCGTCCGCACGTGGGACCGCGGCGAGGGGTACGAACACGTCAACTGGGTGGCCGAGGCCTGCTGTGACGACTCCCAGTGTCTGAAACGGCGGGAGTGGGACTACGACGAGGAGACCGAGCTCGACGTCGACGGCGGCGACGGCGCCTTCCCCTGCCGTGAGCCCTGTTCGCTGGTCATCGCCGGGGCCCGCCAGTGGACCAAGCTGGAGGGCGAGCAGTCACAGACCTACGAGTTCGAGCTGACGCCGAGCGAGAAAGAGCAGGTCGAGGAGATAATCGACGCCGTCGCCGACGGCCGGGCCGACGACATCCGCGAGGCCGACGTCTACGACGGGGCGAACCGCTACCGGACTCGCTTCCTGCGGGCGAAGCTGTTCGACGACGACGGCAATCTCGCCGGCGTCGAGACCGACGAGTAA
- a CDS encoding DUF7520 family protein, giving the protein MSERVTETSGEKVVVQMYVIIVALAGVMGFVLGTIRPADLQPALFGVIALPPTPFGVAIYGMVTVGVGLGVLLGLVVYVSRRTDDAAGRRNPE; this is encoded by the coding sequence ATGAGCGAGCGTGTGACCGAGACGTCCGGCGAGAAAGTCGTCGTCCAGATGTACGTCATCATCGTCGCGCTGGCGGGGGTGATGGGGTTCGTCCTGGGGACGATTCGGCCCGCGGACCTCCAGCCGGCGCTGTTTGGCGTCATCGCACTGCCACCGACGCCGTTCGGTGTGGCCATCTACGGGATGGTGACGGTCGGTGTCGGACTGGGTGTCCTCCTGGGACTGGTCGTCTACGTCTCGCGGCGGACCGACGACGCGGCCGGACGCCGGAACCCCGAGTAA
- a CDS encoding DUF7541 family protein — MKEQPGLSDQYRTASPWPVFIALGLVLSEIGVFIGLFPIAVFGLILFGGSIAGILTESGYVTHPWPTLVGVGVVLALVAAGLAVAYLPTASITVANIGNGPVFTRLVAVAVAGIVMVAAGGVGSVMERTKV; from the coding sequence ATGAAAGAGCAACCCGGACTGAGCGACCAGTACCGGACGGCGAGTCCGTGGCCGGTGTTCATCGCGCTGGGGCTTGTCCTCTCGGAGATCGGCGTCTTCATCGGCCTGTTTCCGATCGCCGTCTTCGGCCTCATCCTCTTCGGTGGGTCCATCGCCGGCATCCTCACGGAGTCGGGATACGTCACGCACCCGTGGCCGACGCTCGTCGGCGTCGGCGTCGTCCTCGCTCTCGTCGCCGCGGGGCTGGCCGTCGCCTACCTCCCGACGGCGTCGATTACCGTCGCCAACATCGGTAACGGCCCCGTGTTCACGCGGCTCGTCGCCGTCGCGGTCGCCGGCATCGTGATGGTGGCGGCGGGCGGCGTCGGCTCCGTCATGGAGCGGACGAAGGTCTGA